The following proteins come from a genomic window of Panicum hallii strain FIL2 chromosome 8, PHallii_v3.1, whole genome shotgun sequence:
- the LOC112903005 gene encoding bisdemethoxycurcumin synthase-like, whose product MGAAAQPATVLNELRRAQRADGPAAVLAIGTAVPANCVRQDDFTDWYFRVTKSDHLTELKAKMKRMCDKSGIKKRYFHHTEEMIGGHPELLDRAAPSLGARLRISADAVPELTAAAAERAIAEWGRQAADITHLVVTTNSGGNEPGADLRLARLLGLRPTLRRTLLYLHGCSASFIAIRLAKDIAENNRGARVLVACAHSTILPFGAPDEAQLDALVAMAIFGDGAGAAIVGADPTNPVERPIFHIASSSQATLPGTEHAVAINLGEGGVRYRMSAEVPELVRSNIERCLVDSLAPLGQAAASGCGWNGPFWAVHPGSRPLLDSYEAALGLETGKLAASRRVLSEYGNMLAATIIFVLHEMRRRGQDGEKEGEESQWGIMSTLGPGLTIETIVLQASGDRNDG is encoded by the exons ATGGGCGCAGCCGCCCAGCCGGCCACCGTCCTCAATGAGCTCCGCCGGGCGCAGCGTGCCGATGGCCCCGCCGCCGTTCTGGCCATCGGCACGGCAGTTCCGGCGAACTGCGTGCGCCAGGACGACTTCACCGACTGGTACTTCCGTGTCACCAAGAGCGACCACTTGACCGAGCTCAAGGCCAAGATGAAGAGAATGT GTGACAAGTCAGGCATCAAGAAGCGCTATTTCCACCACACTGAGGAGATGATCGGCGGACACCCGGAGCTCCTGGACCGCGCGGCGCCATCGCTCGGCGCGCGGCTGCGCATCTCCGCGGACGCCGTGCCCGagctcaccgccgccgcggcggaaaGGGCAATCGCGGAGTGGGGCCGGCAGGCGGCCGACATCACGCACCTTGTCGTCACCACCAACTCCGGCGGCAACGAGCCGGGCGCCGACCTCCGCCTGGCACGTCTCCTGGGCCTCCGCCCGACCCTGCGCCGAACCCTGCTGTACCTCCACGGGTGCTCGGCGAGCTTCATCGCGATTCGACTCGCCAAGGACATCGCCGAAAACAaccgcggcgcgcgcgtgctCGTGGCCTGCGCCCACTCCACTATCCTCCCCTTCGGTGCCCCCGACGAGGCCCAGCTCGACGCTCTTGTCGCCATGGCCATCTTCGGCGACGGCGCCGGTGCAGCCATCGTCGGCGCCGACCCGACAAACCCAGTCGAACGCCCAATCTTCCACATCGCGTCGTCCTCGCAGGCGACGTTGCCGGGGACGGAGCACGCCGTGGCGATCAACCTCGGCGAGGGTGGTGTCCGGTACCGCATGTCCGCTGAGGTGCCGGAGCTTGTTCGCAGCAACATAGAGCGGTGCCTGGTGGACTCCCTGGCGCCGCTCGGCCAGGCGGCCGCGAGTGGCTGCGGCTGGAACGGCCCTTTCTGGGCGGTGCACCCTGGCAGCCGCCCGCTGTTGGACAGCTACGAGGCCGCCCTGGGTCTGGAGACCGGGAAGCTCGCGGCCAGCCGGCGCGTGCTGAGCGAGTACGGCAACATGTTGGCCGCGACGATCATCTTTGTCCTCCACGagatgcggcggcgcggccaagATGGCGAGAAGGAAGGGGAGGAGTCGCAATGGGGGATCATGTCAACGCTCGGTCCAGGGCTCACAATCGAGACAATAGTTTTGCAAGCCTCCGGCGACCGGAACGACGGCTAG